In one Podarcis muralis chromosome 7, rPodMur119.hap1.1, whole genome shotgun sequence genomic region, the following are encoded:
- the SPATA2L gene encoding spermatogenesis-associated protein 2-like protein, whose amino-acid sequence MSPGAALQEKYRQCLENNFHQGHTGICTDSSLKERMWRQLLEDPEVHCALRGEDTFAMLASALRGQLDLGLALQNLGRAFEVLELAAVNLYFFPWRKEFGTIKTFSGVYVHVLQGILPEADITRSFRRLGYIPRDSLHLVIAQLPPSASLLAAACCFFAARVECEILGKIVRELEPYAASPEDLLQARREAKGSLENCVAKLQSLVRWPRGRDFRVEPADAIDLYRESPEGQGPYGDPLGPRLPLSSQQHQHPIPLCERSSPRLRSREQHFQTPQGLAENRSKMWVLGPEEPPYGNGIPASEGPDLETSFSFISLRRELSRTTEGDYPTPPGSRFLSPSPHYDSPGGPQLHRGSSPASPSARQPRSPQLSPTGMHRASVLGAGMSPTEPPRYHLHSCMRPGTLPASCCNTCRLLHGGSCDGAQVCRSSHHMEELQSEKQQRLWLQRTEVDKLLHEGLPGVWQ is encoded by the exons ATGTCTCCTGGAGCGGCACTGCAGGAGAAGTATCGTCAGTGCTTGGAGAACAATTTCCACCAGGGCCACACTGGCATCTGCACCGACTCGTCCCTGAAGGAGCGGATGTGGCGGCAACTGCTGGAGGATCCAGAAGTTCACTGTGCCCTGAGAGGGGAGGACACCTTCGCCATGCTTGCCTCGGCCCTGCGAGGACAGCTGGATCTGGGACTGGCGCTCCAGAATCTTGGCCGGGCCTTTGAGGTGCTGGAACTGGCAGCCGTCAATCTTTACTTCTTCCCCTGGCGCAAGGAATTTGGAACCATAAAA ACCTTCTCAGGTGTTTACGTGCACGTCCTCCAGGGAATCCTGCCTGAGGCCGACATCACCAGGAGTTTCCGCCGGCTGGGCTACATCCCTAGAGACAGCCTCCACCTGGTCATCGCCCAGCTGCCCCCGAGTGCCAGCCTCCTCGCTGCAGCCTGCTGCTTTTTTGCAGCCAGGGTCGAGTGCGAGATCCTGGGGAAGATCGTGCGGGAGCTGGAGCCGTACGCCGCTTCACCTGAAGATCTTCTCCAGGCCCGCAGGGAAGCCAAAGGCAGCCTAGAGAACTGTGTGGCCAAGTTGCAGAGCCTGGTGCGGTGGCCTAGGGGCAGAGATTTCCGTGTGGAGCCAGCTGATGCGATAGACCTGTACAGGGAGAGTCCGGAAGGGCAGGGGCCGTATGGGGACCCTTTGGGACCTAGGTTGCCATTGTCATCGCAGCAGCACCAGCACCCCATTCCCCTCTGCGAGCGCAGCAGCCCCCGCTTGCGGAGCAGAGAGCAGCACTTCCAGACTCCGCAGGGGCTTGCGGAGAACAGGAGCAAGATGTGGGTGCTGGGCCCGGAGGAGCCACCGTACGGCAACGGGATCCCAGCCTCAGAGGGCCCCGATCTGGAGACCTCCTTCTCTTTTATCTCCCTGCGGCGGGAGCTCAGCAGAACTACGGAAGGGGACTACCCCACGCCTCCGGGAAGCCGCTTCTTGTCTCCCAGCCCTCACTACGACAGTCCTGGCGGCCCCCAGCTCCACCGGGGCAGCAGCCCAGCCTCTCCCTCAGCAAGGCAGCCAAGGAGCCCCCAgctgagccccacagggatgcACCGAGCTTCGGTGCTGGGTGCAGGGATGTCCCCGACAGAGCCGCCGCGCTATCACCTGCATTCATGCATGCGCCCGGGCACCCTCCCGGCCTCCTGCTGCAACACCTGCAGGTTGCTGCACGGCGGCAGCTGCGACGGAGCGCAGGTCTGCCGGAGCAGCCACCACATGGAAGAGCTGCAAAGCGAGAAGCAGCAGCGCCTCTGGCTGCAGAGGACAGAGGTGGACAAGCTGCTGCACGAGGGGCTGCCGGGAGTCTGGCAATAG